The following coding sequences lie in one Arachis ipaensis cultivar K30076 chromosome B03, Araip1.1, whole genome shotgun sequence genomic window:
- the LOC107629286 gene encoding LOW QUALITY PROTEIN: serine carboxypeptidase-like 51 (The sequence of the model RefSeq protein was modified relative to this genomic sequence to represent the inferred CDS: substituted 1 base at 1 genomic stop codon), with protein MAKLLLLLFFALLFHGGIGIKSNQDGSEEWGYVEVRPKAHMFWWLYKSPYRVEDPSKPWPIILLDXNIGASGVGIGNFEEVGPLDTDLKPRNSTWLKKADLLFVDNPVGTGYSFVEDKSLFVKTDDEAATDLTTLLIELFNRNESLKKSPLYIVAESYGGKFAVTLGLSTTKAIEEKRLNLTLGGVALGDSWISPEDFVFSWGPLLKDLSRLDDNGLQKSNSVAEKIKQQIEEGKFVDATNSWSELESVISQNSNSVDFYNFLVDAGSDSVALSSAMELGLFREFSMNRYSKYLTSMRLSSSSSLYPGGGNDLDTLLNGVIKKKLKIIPQNVTWGGQSDGVFTNLESDFMKPRINEVXXXXXXXVNVTIYNGQVDLICATKGTEAWVRKLKWEGLQNFLNKERTPLYCGSDKTTKGFVKSYKNLHFYWILGAGHFVPTDQPCVALDMVSAITQSPAA; from the exons ATGGCTAagcttcttcttctcctattCTTTGCTCTTCTCTTTCATGGAGGAATTGGAATTAAGAGTAACCAAGATGGATCAGAGGAATGGGGCTATGTAGAAGTAAGACCAA AAGCTCACATGTTCTGGTGGCTTTACAAGAGTCCTTATAGAGTGGAAGATCCATCAAAACCATGGCCAATTATTCTATTAGATTGAAATATT GGTGCTTCAGGAGTTGGAATTggaaactttgaagaggttggtCCATTAGATACTGATTTGAAGCCAAGAAACTCAACATGGCTCAAAAAAGCAGATCTATTGTTTGTG GATAATCCGGTTGGAACAGGGTACAGTTTTGTGGAGGATAAGAGTTTGTTTGTGAAAACAGATGATGAAGCAGCGACAGATTTAACAACATTGTTAATTGAGTTATTTAACAGAAATGAGAGCCTCAAAAAGAGCCCTCTTTACATTGTGGCAGAATCATATGGTGGCAAATTTGCTGTGACGCTTGGATTATCCACCACTAAAGCCATTGAAGAAAAAAGACTCAACCTCACACTTGGAGGTGTGGCATTAGGTGATAGTTGGATCTCCCCAGAAGATTTTGTG TTCTCATGGGGCCCTCTGCTTAAAGACCTTTCACGCCTTGATGACAATGGGCTACAAAAATCTAACAG TGTGGCTGAGAAGATCAAGCAACAAATTGAGGAGGGTAAATTTGTTGATGCAACCAACTCATGGAGTGAACTTGAGTCTGTTATTAGCCAAAACAGTAACAGTGTG GATTTTTACAATTTCCTAGTGGATGCTGGAAGTGATTCAGTAGCGTTATCGTCAGCAATGGAGTTGGGGTTATTTAGGGAATTTTCTATGAATAGATACTCAAAATATCTGACTTCAATGAGGTTGAGTTCTTCCTCATCTTTATATCCCGGTGGTGGCAATGATCTTGACACTTTACTTAATGGGGTCATCAAGAAGAAATTGAAGATCATCCCCCAAAACGTTAC GTGGGGAGGACAGTCTGATGGTGTTTTCACCAATCTTGAATCCGATTTCATGAAGCCAAGAATTAATGAGGT NNNNNNNNNNNNNNNNNNNNNNGTCAATGTGACCATCTACAATGGACAG GTTGATCTGATTTGTGCAACCAAAGGGACCGAAGCTTGGGTTAGGAAACTCAA GTGGGAAGGGCTTCAAAATTTCTTGAATAAAGAGAGAACACCACTCTACTGTGGAAGTGACAAAACAACCAAAGGATTTGTTAAGTCATACAAAAACCTACACTTCTATTGGATCCTTGGAGCTGGCCATTTT